One segment of Camelus ferus isolate YT-003-E chromosome 26, BCGSAC_Cfer_1.0, whole genome shotgun sequence DNA contains the following:
- the SMIM18 gene encoding small integral membrane protein 18, with product MASLSSSLWNETTTSVYQYLGFQVQKIYPFHDNWNTACFVILLLFIFTVVSLVVLAFLYEVLNCCCCVKNKTVKDLRSEPNPLRSMMDNIRKRETEVV from the coding sequence ATGGCCTCCCTGAGCTCCAGCCTCTGGAATGAAACAACTACATCTGTTTATCAGTACCTTGGTTTTCAAGTTCAAAAAATTTACCCTTTCCATGATAACTGGAACACTGCCTGCTTTgttattctgcttttatttatatttacagtgGTCTCTTTAGTAGTGCTGGCTTTCCTTTATGAAGTGCTTAACTGCTGCTGCtgtgtgaaaaacaaaactgtgaaagACCTGAGAAGTGAACCGAACCCCCTCAGAAGTATGATGGACAACATCAGAAAACGTGAAACTGAAGTAGTCTAG